From Pseudoalteromonas sp. Scap06:
TTGAGCCAGCGTGAAGTGGCGTATCTGATAGTACACCTACCGCGTTACGGTTAAAGATTTTTTCAACCGCTGTTAAGCCTTGGCCTTCGTGTGAAATTTCTTTTGAAGGTGCATAAACAAGCGGCGTTTCAATGCCAAGAGTTTCAGCAGCAAACGTTTGTAGTTTTTTACCGAATACAACTGCGTAAGAACCGCCAGCTCTCATGAATTCAACTTTTTGCGGTGTGAATGCTGATGAAATATCAACAAGCTCTTTATCACCGTTATAAAGCTTCTTCTCTTTAGTATTGATTGTTAGCACAGTACCAGTAGCAACAGAGTAGGCTTCTTCAAGCACAGCGTCACCATTTGCATCAGTTACTGTATTGCCGTCTGCATCTACTTTTTTAACCCAGTTTTTAAGGTCAAGACCAATACCGCCAGTTACATCAACCGTTGTTAAGAAGATTGGTGCAATACCGTTAGTACCTGCAACAACAGGTGCAATGTTGATGAAAGGAACGTATGGACTTGCTTGTTTACCAGCCCAAAGTGCTACGTTATTCACACCAGACATACGTGATGAACCAACGCCCATGGTGCCTTTTTCAGCAATAAGCATTACTTTAGCGTTAGGGTGTTTCTTTTGAAGGGCAACAATTTCTTGTTGTGCTTCTTCAGTGATCATGCACTTACCGTGTAATTCACGGTCAGCACGTGAGTGTGCTTGGTTACCTGGAGAAAGTAAATCAGTTGAAATGTCGCCTTCACCAGCAATGTAAGTTACTACTTCGATTTTTTCTTCGATGTCAGGTAATTTTGTAAAGAATTCAGCTTTTGAGAAGCTCTCTAGTAATTCTTTAGCAATTGGGTTACCTGCTTCGTAGGCCGCTTTAATGCGCTCCATATCTGCATCGTATAAGAATACCTGAGTTTTCAGTACTTCTGCAGCTTGTGCTGCGATTTTTGCGTCATCAGCAAAGGCTAAATCAATTAGCATTTCAATCGATGGGCCGCCTTTCATGTGTGAAAGTAGTTCGAATGCAAATTCTGGAGTGATCTCTGCAACGTGCTCTTCACCTAAAATGATTTCTTTTAGAAACTGTGCTTTAACGCCCGCAGCACTGGTTGTTCCAGGTAAAGTATTAAAAATAAAGAAATGCAGTGAATCTTTACGGTGCTCGTTATTAGTATCTTTAATTTGATTAATTATTTCTGATACTAGTTCAGCGCTATCGATTGGTTGTGGGCTTAATCCAAGCTCCGTTTTACGGGTTTGGATTTCTTCCATATATTTTGTATACAAACTCATAGAAAACTCTCGGTAATTTACTTGATATGAAGTTAAGCATTTTAACTGATTTTACAGTTTCTAGTAATGCCTAAATGAATAAAGCTTTTATTCCTGACGATAATTATAGCTAGTTTTACTTATATAATTTGACGGTATTTGTTGCTCACCCTTAGATCCTATCGTACCTGAGCCATTAATTGTATAAATAAGACTAATTTCAACTATAAGCCTAGTGAATGTTGGTGCGGGTACAATTATCTCGGGCGTAATAATTGGGCACAAAAAAGGGCTGAAAATTCAGCCCCAAAAGTATGCTATGTATGCTTATAGGTTATCTAAAAAGCGTTCTGCATCAAGTGCAGCCATACAGCCAGTACCGGCAGAGGTGATAGCTTGACGGTAAATATGATCAGACACATCACCGGCAGCAAATACGCCTGGCACACTTGTTTGAGTTGCATTACCGTTAAGACCAGATTCAACCACTAGGTAGCCGTCTTTCATTTCTAGCTGACCTTCAAACATATCGGTGTTTGGCTTATGGCCAATGGCAATAAACACACCCGCTAAATCAAGTTCTTCAGTAGCATCTGACGCCACATCTTTAATGCGAACGCCGGTCACACCCATTTGGTCACCAAGCACTTCATCAAGTGTACGGTTGAAGTGCATTACAACATTACCGTTTGCTGCTTTTTCAGCAAGGCGGTCAGCAAGAATTTTTTCACTACGGAAACTGTCACGACGGTGAATAACATGAACTTCATCAGCAATGTTAGACAGGTATAACGCTTCTTCAACAGCCGTGTTACCACCACCAACAACCGCTACTTTTTGGCCTTTATAGAAAAACCCGTCACAGGTTGCACAAGCAGAAACACCACGACCTTGGAAATTAGTCTCAGACTCTAAGCCTAAATATTTCGCAGAGGCACCGGTTGCAATAATTAAAGCATCACATGTGTAAGTACCTTGGTCACCGGTTAGTGTGAAAGGGCGCTTAGATACGTCAACTTTGTTGATGTGGTCGAACACAATTTCAGTTTCAAAGCGTTCTGCATGCTCTTTCATACGATCCATTAATGCAGGGCCGGTTAAACCGTGTGCATCGCCAGGCCAGTTTTCAACTTCAGTAGTGGTTGTTAGCTGGCCACCTTGTTGAATACCTGTAATTAAAACAGGATTTAAATTAGCACGTGCAGCGTAAACTGCGGCTGTGTAGCCAGCAGGGCCCGAACCTAAAATAAGTAACTTACAATGTTTTGCTTCAGTCATGATCTTTTCCTAAACGTTTAATACGGTTTTAATGCGCCCGATTCTAAGAAAAACAAGCAGGAAGTAAATAAAAGATGAGATTATTTTTTTTCGCAAATTCGGAAGCTGTTCATTAATGTGTACTAGCAAATGACTTACAAGCAGTGCTCGACTAATAAATAGACTGTTAGCCAATAAAACGACGTTAATTCATGACCAGCCTGATTTTTTTTGTTATCTTTTAACTAATTTTGATTTGTCACTGCTTAATTATGTGACCTAAGTGAATAGGCAACTATGTTATTTTGGCAAGAGAAACCCGCATTTGGGTTGACTTCAAAAGACGTTAACGTCTTAACCAATGCGCAAGAATACCGTACGCAATTGTTAGATTTAATTGCCAACGCAAAAAAACGAATTTATATCACCACACTTTACTTACAAGATGATGAAGCGGGTCGTGAAATATTAGCCGCACTACACAGTGCATCGTTAGCTAACCCTTCGCTTGAAATAAAAGTATTGGTTGATTTTCATCGCGCACAGCGTGGTTTAATTGGTGCAGAAAAGTCAGAGGGCAATGCAAGCTTATATTGCGACAGCTTAGAGAAGTTTAATTCAAACGTTCAAGTGTATGGTGTTCCCGTAAAGGCAAAAGAACTGTTTGGGGTATTGCATTTAAAAGGCTTTGTTATAGACGACACATTGCTATATAGCGGTGCCAGTTTAAATAATGTGTATTTGCAATATAGCGACCGATACCGACTTGATCGATACTTTTTAGTCTCGCAAAGCGAGTTATGTGACTCAGTAGTCGATTTTATCGAATCAACCTTATTGAGCTCTGAAGCGGTTCCAAGAATTGATCAACGACCGCTTAAACGCATGGCTGACTTTAAACTTGAACAAAAGCAACTTATGCGTGAGCTTAAATCGGCAAGCTATAAAAGTGCGCAACAATTGAATACTCATGCAATGGGCATTCGTTTGTTTTTGGGTTTAGGCCGTCGTAATAACGAACTTAATCGCTTAATCAAAGCGCTGTTTGATACTACCGAGCAAGAGTTGGTGTTATACACGCCGTATTTTAATTTTCCGGCTCCTTTAATGCGCTCTTTGCGTCGCTTATTAAAGCAAGGTAAACAAGTCACTATTGTGGTGGGCGATAAAACCGCAAACGATTTTTATCTGCCACCTAGTGAGCCGTTTAGTAAAATTGGTGCATTACCGTATTTATACGAAACTATTTTGCATAAATTTGTAAAATCGCAAAAACGCCACATAGATAATGGCAACTTAAACGTTTACCTGTGGAAACACGAGAGTAACTCGTTTCATTTAAAAGGGATTTGTTGTGACCGTAAAGTGCATTTACTTAGCGGGCATAATTTAAATCCGCGTGCATGGGGGCTAGATATCGAAAATGGTATTCTGATAGAAGACCCTGAGCAAACGATAATGCGCGACATTGATAATGAACGCCAAGAAATTTTAAAGCATTGTCGTCGTTTAACCGGTCCAGATGATTTAGAAACCATGAGCGATTACCCGCAGCCAGTGAAAAAGCTACTTGGTCAAGCTAAGCGCGTAAAAGTCGACTTTATTATTAAACGATTTATATAACATTTGGGTCTGTTGACCGCAGACTCTAAGATTTAGACACAAAAAAAGCAGCTAATTAGCTGCTTTTTTAATGCTTATACCTAAATGATGGCTTAGGTATAAGCGGTAACAATAATAGTTACGCGTTTTCTACTGCAGTGCGTGGGTCAACATATTCCATGTTGAACGCTTCAGCTACTTCTTTGTAAGTTACTTGGCCTTTAAGTACGTTTAAGCCTTTTAAGAAGTGAGCGTCATCTAGTAGTGCCTTTTTGTAACCTTTGTTTGCAAGGTTAATGATAAACGGTAATGTTGCATTGTTAAGTGCAAACGTAGATGTACGTGGAACAGCACCTGGCATGTTAGCAACACAGTAGTGAACAACTTCATCAACGATGAAAGTAGGATCAGCGTGCGTAGTTGCTTTAGACGTAGCAATACAACCACCTTGGTCGATTGCAACGTCAACAATTGCAGCGCCAGGCTTCATTGCTTTAATGTGTTCAGCAGTTACTAGTTTAGGTGCAGCAGCACCTGGGATAAGTACACCACCAATTACTAGGTCAGCTTCAAGTACGTGCTTCTCAAGCGCATCAGCTGTTGAGTAAATAGCTTTAACTTTGTTACCAAACTGTGCGTCTAGTGCACGTAATACGTCGATGTTACGGTCAAGTACAACAACCTCAGCACCTAAGCCAACGGCCATTTGTGCAGCGCTACGACCAACCATGCCGCCGCCAATAACAACTACTTTAGCTGGCTCAACACCGGGTACACCACCTAGTAACATACCACGACCGTGGTTAGCTTTTTCTAGCGCTTGTGCACCTGCTTGAATAGACATACGACCAGCAACTTCACTCATTGGCGCTAAAAGTGGTAAACCACCGCGTGAATCAGTTACTGTTTCATACGCAATACAGATTGCTTTACTTTTAACAAGGTCTTCAGTTTGTGGAAGATCCGGTGCAAGGTGAAGGTAAGTGAAAAGAATTTGGTCTTCACGTAACATTGCACGCTCAACAGCTTGAGGCTCTTTTACCTTGATGATCATTTCTGCTTTTGCAAAAACGTCAGCAGCTGTTTCTAAAATTTCAGCGCCTGCTTGAACATAATCATCATTTGTAAAACCAATGCCCATACCAGCATTCGTTTCAACAATCACTTGGTGGCCGTGATTTACAAGTTCGCGAACACTCGCAGGAACCATACCTACACGGTACTCGTGGTTTTTAATTTCTTTAGGTACACCAATAATCATAATTTTGCCTTGTTAGAACGGGATAAAAATTTTCCACTATTATATTCATGCCAGGGTAGTGTGTCTCACCTTTTTTTAAGCCCTTTGTAGTGTTAGTATCTGTAAAATTAATTTTATTAGAATAAAAAACTAAAAAGCCATGCATAACTTATTAGACCGTATTGATCGCAAAATTTTAGTCGAATTACAACTTGATGGCCGCCTGTCAAATGTTGAACTGGCCCGACGAGTTGGCCTAAGCGCCACGCCCTGTCTAGAGCGAGTGAAAAAGCTAGAGCGAGAAGGGTATATTTTAGGCTATAAAGCCGTGGTTGATCCTGCCAAGCTTGGTCAAGGGCTTTCTGTGTATGTGGAAGTAACCATTACCAAAACATCGCCCGACGTGTTTGAAGAGTTCAGTGCTGCTGTTAGAAAGCACGAAGAAATTATAGAATGTCATTTGGTTTCTGGTAATTTCGACTTTTTATTAAAAACCCGGGTTAACGATATGTCAGAATACCGAGGGGTACTTGGTGATATATTATTAAAGCTGCCCAATGTGAGTGAAAGTCGTACCTACGTAGTAATGGAAGAAGTAAAAGGTGAAGAAGGCGTTGTTATTCGTCCTTTTGTTGCTTAATGATAAAGTAACAGCCTTTAATATACTTTTATCGTTGCAGCCAACTTTGCTTTTTTAATGAGTGTACGACTAAATAATAAAAACTTGTTCATAATCAGGCCATCATGGTTAAGATAAAGTGCATCAAAATACATTTCCTGCTAAGGTATTCTATTGCCAAGTGAGTGTAAAAAATAATAATGAGGGATAGGTAATTATGCGCCTAAACGGTGTACAAAGACTATTAGAAACGGGGCTCATCGTCAGCACCTTTGCAGCGGTATTTATTTTATGTGCTTTAATTAGTTTTCATCCTGCCGATCCTGCTTGGTCGCAAACGGGTGAGTTTACCAATGTACAAAATATCACAGGTACGGCGGGCGCGTGGGTGGCCGACATTTTACTTCTTACCTTTGGTTGGCTTGCCTATTTTGTGCCAGCGGCTATTCAGCTGCTTGGCTATTTAGTGTTTAAGCAGCCACACCGTATTTTGCAACTCGATTACACCACACTTGGATTACGTATTATTGGCTTTGCGCTGTTTATTACCTCAGCCACCGCTATCAGCAGTATTAATTTTGACGATATTTATAATTTTTCATCCGGTGGGGTAGTGGGCGATGTGATTGCATCGGCGATGATGCCTGCGTTTAATTTTACCGGTACCTCTATTTTACTGCTGTGTTTCTTTTTTGCAGGATTAACCCTATTAACGGGTGTTTCGTGGGTACAATTTGTTGATTACTTGGGTGATTTAATTGTTAGGTTATACCGCTTTTTGGTTACCTATGCTCGCGGTTGGATGCAACGCGAACGCATTGCAGGTAAAGTTCAAGACGAGCAACCCGATGCCTATTTTGAAGATGACACACGCCAACAAGAACCTGAGCTTGCTAATAAAACAGCAGACAAACCAAAAGCACTCGACAAACCAACAACTAAAGTAAACGCGCCGCAAGACGACGAGTTTATGCCGTTTGACGAGCTTGACCAAATACTCGATCAAGAAATTAGCTTTAGCGCCATAGACGATGAACCTATGGACACAGAGGCAGCACTTAATGCGCTTGATCAAAGCCCAGTGGTTGAACCTGAAAAACCAGCTACAACAGTGGTTTCACCAGCAAGGCCAATTAACAAGCCAAAATCAGGGTTTCAACCGCCGCCAACTGCCAAAGAGAAGTTTGAGCAATTATTAGAGCAAGAGCCACCTCCGGGGCCATTGCCATCATTAGATTTACTCGACAGACCCGACAAAGCAAAAAATCCAATTTCGCAAGAAGAGCTTGATAGTGTATCGCGCCTTGTAGAAACAAAACTACTCGATTTTAACGTGCAAGCAACCGTGGTTGGAGTTTACCCTGGGCCTGTTGTTACCCGTTTTGAGCTTGATTTAGCACCGGGTATTAAGGTGTCTAAAATTACTGGGCTGTCAAAAGATTTAGCGCGCTCGCTATCGGCAATTAGTGTGCGAGTGGTTGAAGTTATTCCGGGTAAAACCTATATCGGTATTGAGCTGCCTAATAAATACCGTGAAATTGTACGTTTATCAGAAGTCATAAACGCACCTAAGTTTGAGCAAAACCCATCGCCATTAACCATGGTGCTTGGTAAAGATATTGCAGGGCAACCTGTGTGTGCTGACCTAGGTAAAATGCCACATTTATTAGTTGCCGGTACAACGGGTTCAGGTAAGTCAGTGGGCGTTAATGTAATGATATTAAGCTTACTGTATAAATCGGGCCCAGAAGATGTTCGTATGATCATGATTGACCCGAAAATGCTTGAGCTTTCTGTTTACGAAGGTATTCCGCATTTATTGTGTGAAGTTGTGACCGACATGAAAGAAGCCGCTAACGCGCTGCGTTGGTGTGTAGGTGAAATGGAACGCCGCTATAAGCTGATGTCGGCTTTAGGTGTACGTAACTTAAAAGGTTACAACCAAAAAGTAATGGAAGCTAAAGAAGCGGGCTACCCAATAATGGATCCATTATTTAAAGACACCGACGGCATGAAAGACGGCCCTGATGAACTGGACAAATTACCTAGCATAGTGGTGGTTATTGACGAATTTGCCGACATGATGATGATTGTAGGTAAAAAAGTTGAAGAGTTAATTGCCCGTATAGCGCAAAAAGCGCGTGCTGCGGGTATTCATTTAATTTTGGCAACACAGCGTCCGTCGGTTGATGTAATAACCGGTTTAATTAAAGCGAACATACCTACACGTATGGCGTTTCAGGTATCAAGTAAAATAGATTCGCGCACCATACTGGATCAACAAGGCGCAGAAAACTTATTAGGCATGGGTGACATGCTTTATTTACCGCCAGGCACCAGTGTGCCAGAGCGTGTGCATGGCGCGTTTGTAGACGACCATGAAGTACATGCCGTGGTAAACGATTGGAAAGCCCGTGCTAAACCAAATTACATAGACGAAATTTTAAATGGCGATGCCACTGAAGATATTTTATTACCAGGGGAAGCCAGCGAGAATGGCGATGAAGAGTCAGATCCGTTATACGACGAAGCGGTCGCCTTTGTAATAGAAACCGGAAAAGTATCGGTATCATCAGTGCAACGTAAATTACGTGTAGGCTATAACCGTGCTGCACGTTTAGTAGAACAAATGGAAACATCAGGTATCGTGAGTGCACCAGGACATAACGGCGCTCGCGATGTATTAGTACCTAATGGAGCAAATTAATGAAAAAATTAAGTAGTTTATTATTGGTATTGGGCAGTTTAGTTGCTATGCCAAGTTTTGCTGACGACAGCCAAGCATTACAAGATAAGTTATCGACCTTAAAAAGCTTTAAAGCACAATTTAAACAAAACGTAACCGACGGTGAAGGCCAACTGGTAATGCAAGGCCAAGGCAATATTGCGCTGCAACAGCCATTGATGATTCGCTGGCAGCAAACTAACCCAGACGACACGTTATTTGTGTCAAACGGCGATAAAACCTATTACTTTGATAGCTTTGCTGAGCAAGTAACCATCATGAAAACCAGCGGTTTAATTGACTCTACACCGTTTATATTGCTCACCTCTAAAGACCCTGCGCAATGGGAAAAATACAGCGTGCTTGCCACCGATTTAGGCTTTAGCATTACCCCAAATAAAGGCGTTGAAAGCCAAGTAGAGCAGCTTGATATTACTTTTGCTGATAACGAGCAGGGGCTTGCAAAACTGGTGGTTAAAGATAACTCAGGCCAGCTATCTGCGTTTACATTTAGCAATGCACAGGTTAATACTGAGCTTGATAAAACAACTTTTGAATTTACCCCGCCAGCGGGTGTAGAAATAGACGATCAGAGTAACGGTGAGTAATTTAGGTTTTAACTTTGGGCCCGATGTACGCCCACTCGCTGCGCGTATGCGCCCTTTATCGCTAAACGATTACATAGGGCAGCAGCATTTACTAAGTAGCGATAAACCGCTGCATCAAGCCATTGTTGCAGGGCGTTGCCATAGTTTAATTTTATGGGGGCCGCCAGGGGTGGGTAAAACTACGCTCGCGCAAATTATTGCCAATCATGCCGATGCTGAACTAATTCAAATGTCGGCAGTAACGGCGGGCGTAAAAGATATACGCGATAGCGTAACCCAAGCGCGCGATAACTTACAAAGCCGCGGCCAGCGTACTCTAATGTTTGTTGACGAAGTTCACCGCTTTAATAAATCTCAGCAAGATGCGTTTTTACCGCATATTGAAGATGGCACTTTTATATTTGTAGGCGCGACCACCGAAAACCCCTCGTTTGCGCTTAATAATGCGATTTTGTCTCGTGCAAGGGTATATGTTTTAAAATCCTTGCAGGAAAGCGATTTATACACGGTAATTGAGCGTGCACTTAAACAAGATGAGCAATTAAGCCAAAAACACATCGTGATTGCAGATAACGCCAAACAGGCGCTATGCCAAGCAAGTGGTGGCGATGCTCGTAAAGTGCTTAATTTACTCGAGCAAGCAGTCGATTTAACCACTGAGCAAAACGGCCAATTTCATGTTGACGAACAGGTACTCAGCCAAGTACTCCCTTCGCATTTAGCGAAATACGATAAAGGCGGCGATGAATTTTACGATTTAATTTCGGCGTTTCATAAATCAGTGCGAGGCAGTTCACCCGATGGTGCGCTTTATTGGTACTGCCGTATTTTAGCCGGTGGCGGCGACCCGCTTTATGTTGCAAGGCGCTTATTAGCGATTGCCACTGAAGATATTGGCAACGCCGATCCGCGCGCGATGGAAGTGGCTTTAAACGCATGGGATATTTTTCAGCGTGTTGGCCCCAGTGAAGGCGAGCGCGCAATTGCACAGGCCACCTTGTATTTAGCCAGCGCACCTAAAAGCAATGCGGTTTATATGGCGTTTAACCAAGCTAAAGACGATGCTAAAAATCAGCCAAGCTACCCAGTGCCAGAGCATTTACGCAATGCCCCCACTAATTTAATGAAAGACTTAGGTTATGGCGCAGAGTATCGATATGCGCATAATGAAGAAGGCGCATTTGCTGCTGGCGAAAAATACCTACCGCCAGAAATGGATGGCAAACAATACTACCAGCCAAGTGATCGTGGACTTGAGCAAAAAATTAAACAAAAGCTCGATTATTTAAAAGAGCGCGACGCGCAAAGCCCAGTAAAACGTTATGAGCATGATTAAACTTTACATGATGATAGCTCTTGGCGGAGCCTCAGGAGCCTGTTTACGGTTTTTTATTAGCGAAACCATGCTAAAACTCCTCGGTAGGGGATTCCCTTTTGGTACGTTGACGGTTAATATTCTGGGTTCATTGTTGATGGGCATTTTGTACGGTTTAATCGATAAGCAGGTTATTGCCGTTAGTCCCGCTAAAACCCTCATCGGAATTGGCTTTTTAGGTGCGTTAACCACCTTTTCAACATTCTCAATGGATTCGTTGTTGTTATTACAACAAGGTCACTTTATTAAAATGGCCCTCAATATCATCTTAAACGTGATGGTGTGTATTTTTATGGCTTGGCTGGGCCTTCAGCTAGTAATGCAAAAAGGTTAAAAAACTAACATGTTAGATTCTAAATATTTACGTCAAGATGTCGAACAAACTGCAGCACGTTTAGCCGCACGTGGTTATGAACTAGATGTAGCGGTAGTGACTGAACTTGAAGAAAAACGCAAAACATTACAAGTAAAAACGCAAGAACTTCAAAGTCAACGTAACGCCAGTGCGAAAGCCATTGGTCAAGCAAAAGCAAAAGGCGAAGATGCGCAGCCATTGCTAGACGCAGTTGCTAACTTAGGCAGCGAATTAGACGCAGCTAAAGCTGAGCAAGATGAAGTGTTAGAAGCAATTAAACAAATTGCCTTAGCAATTCCAAATTTACCTGATGAATCGGTACCAGAAGGTGCTGACGAAGACGACAACGTAGAAATTTTAACGTGGGGCACCCCTAAAAAGTACGATTTTGAAGTTAAAGACCACGTTGATGTAGGGCAAGACCTAAACGGCCTAGACTTTGAAATGGGCGTTAAAATTAGTGGCGCACGTTTTACCGTAATGCGCGGCCAAGTAGCGCGTATGCACCGTGCACTTACCCAATACATGCTAGACACCCACACAGATAAAAACGGCTACACAGAAATGTATGTACCGTACTTAGTTAATAGCGCAAGCCTTTACGGCACCAGCCAATTACCTAAGTTTGCCGGCGATTTATTCCACACGTTAGGCCTAGTAAACGATGATGGCGAGCAGCAAGCTGGCTTTAGCTTAATTCCTACGGCAGAAGTACCGCTTACTAATAGCGCACGCGACGAAATTTACGAAGAAAGCGATTTACCGATTCGCTTAACTGCGCACACACCGTGTTTTAGAAGTGAAGCGGGCAGCTATGGTCGCGATACACGCGGCTTAATTCGCCAGCACCAGTTTGATAAAGTTGAACTAGTACAACTAGTAAAACCAGAAGATTCTATGCAAGCGCTTGAAGAGCTAACAGGCCACGCAGAGCAAATTTTACAAGCACTAGAACTACCATACCGAAAAGTGATTTTATGTATGGGCGACATGGGCTTTGGCGCAGCTAAAACCTACGACTTAGAAGTATGGTTACCAGCGCAAGACACGTACCGCGAAATTTCATCATGTTCAAACATGGTCGATTTCCAAGCACGTCGTATGCAAGCTCGTTTTCGTCGTGAAGGCGCTAAAAAACCAGAGCTTTTACACACACTAAACGGCTCAGGTTTAGCGGTTGGCCGTACACTTGTAGCAATACTAGAAAACTACCAACAAGCCGACGGCTCTGTAGTAGTACCAGAAGTATTACGCCCATACATGGGTGGACTTGAAGTGATTGGTAAAGCTTAAAGTACTAGCTGTCAGTTTTTAGCTATAAGCTTTAAGAAAGAAAGCCGCTGTTTTAACAAACAGCGGCTTTTTTATGGGTAAAAGGTTCGAGGTTAAAGGTAAAAGTATAGAAATAAAGAGTTGTGAGATT
This genomic window contains:
- the trxB gene encoding thioredoxin-disulfide reductase, translating into MTEAKHCKLLILGSGPAGYTAAVYAARANLNPVLITGIQQGGQLTTTTEVENWPGDAHGLTGPALMDRMKEHAERFETEIVFDHINKVDVSKRPFTLTGDQGTYTCDALIIATGASAKYLGLESETNFQGRGVSACATCDGFFYKGQKVAVVGGGNTAVEEALYLSNIADEVHVIHRRDSFRSEKILADRLAEKAANGNVVMHFNRTLDEVLGDQMGVTGVRIKDVASDATEELDLAGVFIAIGHKPNTDMFEGQLEMKDGYLVVESGLNGNATQTSVPGVFAAGDVSDHIYRQAITSAGTGCMAALDAERFLDNL
- the pssA gene encoding CDP-diacylglycerol--serine O-phosphatidyltransferase, yielding MLFWQEKPAFGLTSKDVNVLTNAQEYRTQLLDLIANAKKRIYITTLYLQDDEAGREILAALHSASLANPSLEIKVLVDFHRAQRGLIGAEKSEGNASLYCDSLEKFNSNVQVYGVPVKAKELFGVLHLKGFVIDDTLLYSGASLNNVYLQYSDRYRLDRYFLVSQSELCDSVVDFIESTLLSSEAVPRIDQRPLKRMADFKLEQKQLMRELKSASYKSAQQLNTHAMGIRLFLGLGRRNNELNRLIKALFDTTEQELVLYTPYFNFPAPLMRSLRRLLKQGKQVTIVVGDKTANDFYLPPSEPFSKIGALPYLYETILHKFVKSQKRHIDNGNLNVYLWKHESNSFHLKGICCDRKVHLLSGHNLNPRAWGLDIENGILIEDPEQTIMRDIDNERQEILKHCRRLTGPDDLETMSDYPQPVKKLLGQAKRVKVDFIIKRFI
- the ald gene encoding alanine dehydrogenase — its product is MIIGVPKEIKNHEYRVGMVPASVRELVNHGHQVIVETNAGMGIGFTNDDYVQAGAEILETAADVFAKAEMIIKVKEPQAVERAMLREDQILFTYLHLAPDLPQTEDLVKSKAICIAYETVTDSRGGLPLLAPMSEVAGRMSIQAGAQALEKANHGRGMLLGGVPGVEPAKVVVIGGGMVGRSAAQMAVGLGAEVVVLDRNIDVLRALDAQFGNKVKAIYSTADALEKHVLEADLVIGGVLIPGAAAPKLVTAEHIKAMKPGAAIVDVAIDQGGCIATSKATTHADPTFIVDEVVHYCVANMPGAVPRTSTFALNNATLPFIINLANKGYKKALLDDAHFLKGLNVLKGQVTYKEVAEAFNMEYVDPRTAVENA
- the lrp gene encoding leucine-responsive transcriptional regulator Lrp, encoding MHNLLDRIDRKILVELQLDGRLSNVELARRVGLSATPCLERVKKLEREGYILGYKAVVDPAKLGQGLSVYVEVTITKTSPDVFEEFSAAVRKHEEIIECHLVSGNFDFLLKTRVNDMSEYRGVLGDILLKLPNVSESRTYVVMEEVKGEEGVVIRPFVA
- a CDS encoding DNA translocase FtsK; the encoded protein is MRLNGVQRLLETGLIVSTFAAVFILCALISFHPADPAWSQTGEFTNVQNITGTAGAWVADILLLTFGWLAYFVPAAIQLLGYLVFKQPHRILQLDYTTLGLRIIGFALFITSATAISSINFDDIYNFSSGGVVGDVIASAMMPAFNFTGTSILLLCFFFAGLTLLTGVSWVQFVDYLGDLIVRLYRFLVTYARGWMQRERIAGKVQDEQPDAYFEDDTRQQEPELANKTADKPKALDKPTTKVNAPQDDEFMPFDELDQILDQEISFSAIDDEPMDTEAALNALDQSPVVEPEKPATTVVSPARPINKPKSGFQPPPTAKEKFEQLLEQEPPPGPLPSLDLLDRPDKAKNPISQEELDSVSRLVETKLLDFNVQATVVGVYPGPVVTRFELDLAPGIKVSKITGLSKDLARSLSAISVRVVEVIPGKTYIGIELPNKYREIVRLSEVINAPKFEQNPSPLTMVLGKDIAGQPVCADLGKMPHLLVAGTTGSGKSVGVNVMILSLLYKSGPEDVRMIMIDPKMLELSVYEGIPHLLCEVVTDMKEAANALRWCVGEMERRYKLMSALGVRNLKGYNQKVMEAKEAGYPIMDPLFKDTDGMKDGPDELDKLPSIVVVIDEFADMMMIVGKKVEELIARIAQKARAAGIHLILATQRPSVDVITGLIKANIPTRMAFQVSSKIDSRTILDQQGAENLLGMGDMLYLPPGTSVPERVHGAFVDDHEVHAVVNDWKARAKPNYIDEILNGDATEDILLPGEASENGDEESDPLYDEAVAFVIETGKVSVSSVQRKLRVGYNRAARLVEQMETSGIVSAPGHNGARDVLVPNGAN
- the lolA gene encoding outer membrane lipoprotein chaperone LolA; translated protein: MKKLSSLLLVLGSLVAMPSFADDSQALQDKLSTLKSFKAQFKQNVTDGEGQLVMQGQGNIALQQPLMIRWQQTNPDDTLFVSNGDKTYYFDSFAEQVTIMKTSGLIDSTPFILLTSKDPAQWEKYSVLATDLGFSITPNKGVESQVEQLDITFADNEQGLAKLVVKDNSGQLSAFTFSNAQVNTELDKTTFEFTPPAGVEIDDQSNGE
- a CDS encoding replication-associated recombination protein A, producing MSNLGFNFGPDVRPLAARMRPLSLNDYIGQQHLLSSDKPLHQAIVAGRCHSLILWGPPGVGKTTLAQIIANHADAELIQMSAVTAGVKDIRDSVTQARDNLQSRGQRTLMFVDEVHRFNKSQQDAFLPHIEDGTFIFVGATTENPSFALNNAILSRARVYVLKSLQESDLYTVIERALKQDEQLSQKHIVIADNAKQALCQASGGDARKVLNLLEQAVDLTTEQNGQFHVDEQVLSQVLPSHLAKYDKGGDEFYDLISAFHKSVRGSSPDGALYWYCRILAGGGDPLYVARRLLAIATEDIGNADPRAMEVALNAWDIFQRVGPSEGERAIAQATLYLASAPKSNAVYMAFNQAKDDAKNQPSYPVPEHLRNAPTNLMKDLGYGAEYRYAHNEEGAFAAGEKYLPPEMDGKQYYQPSDRGLEQKIKQKLDYLKERDAQSPVKRYEHD
- the crcB gene encoding fluoride efflux transporter CrcB — protein: MIKLYMMIALGGASGACLRFFISETMLKLLGRGFPFGTLTVNILGSLLMGILYGLIDKQVIAVSPAKTLIGIGFLGALTTFSTFSMDSLLLLQQGHFIKMALNIILNVMVCIFMAWLGLQLVMQKG